A genomic window from Pseudonocardia broussonetiae includes:
- a CDS encoding SDR family NAD(P)-dependent oxidoreductase — MDRYTGQTVLITGAGQGLGRAMAHRFASEGAAVMIGEINEAAGAELATELADKHGVVAEARPLDVTRSADVDDWVRQVHTDHGRIDVLVNNAGIIRDNRATDIDDDDWHAVLDTSLSATFFCIRAVLPVMQQRRYGRILSFSSMSWRGNYGQANYVAAKAGIVGLTRTIALEGARHAITANAIAPGLIETPMLASMNGPAREKLVSKVPLRHTGDPTDIAEAAAYLCSPAAGYVTGVVLDVDGGLGIGSSIR, encoded by the coding sequence ATGGACCGCTACACCGGACAGACCGTCCTGATCACCGGGGCCGGGCAGGGCCTGGGCCGCGCGATGGCCCACCGCTTCGCCTCCGAGGGCGCCGCGGTGATGATCGGCGAGATCAACGAGGCCGCCGGCGCCGAGCTCGCGACCGAGCTCGCCGACAAGCACGGGGTCGTCGCCGAGGCCCGCCCGCTCGACGTCACGCGCTCCGCCGACGTCGACGACTGGGTCCGCCAGGTGCACACCGACCACGGCCGGATCGACGTGCTGGTCAACAACGCGGGGATCATCCGCGACAACCGCGCCACCGACATCGACGACGACGACTGGCACGCCGTCCTCGACACCAGCCTCTCGGCCACGTTCTTCTGCATCCGCGCGGTGCTGCCGGTCATGCAGCAGCGGCGCTACGGCCGGATCCTGTCCTTCTCCTCGATGAGCTGGCGCGGCAACTACGGGCAGGCCAACTACGTGGCCGCCAAGGCCGGGATCGTCGGGCTCACCCGGACCATCGCGCTGGAGGGGGCGCGTCACGCGATCACCGCCAACGCCATCGCGCCCGGGCTGATCGAGACCCCGATGCTCGCCTCGATGAACGGCCCGGCCCGGGAGAAGCTCGTGTCCAAGGTGCCCCTGCGCCACACCGGCGACCCCACCGACATCGCCGAGGCCGCCGCCTACCTCTGCTCGCCCGCCGCCGGCTACGTCACGGGCGTCGTCCTCGACGTCGACGGCGGCCTCGGCATCGGGTCCTCCATCCGCTGA
- a CDS encoding enoyl-CoA hydratase/isomerase family protein, with amino-acid sequence MTELAPTGHAPTVLRIQRRGPVRTLVLQRPARRNALDAPLVDALTAALTDAEHDPATRAVLVTGAGPSFCAGADLQHLLALADAGASPVPFLRTVSDLTRRIERSPLPVVAALHGHAVAGGLEIALACDAVVAETGTLIGDGHIRNHLVPGAGSAVRMRRKLGDSLGRWLGLSGELLPAERFLPTGWLHAVVDTGRGAEEGLRVAEALAAAAGPAQAAFKAVLAELDDEPSVEAGLRVELEEFARHWATHDVPAELRRFLTRRAAG; translated from the coding sequence GTGACCGAACTCGCCCCCACCGGGCACGCCCCCACCGTGCTGCGCATCCAGCGCCGCGGGCCGGTCCGCACGCTGGTGCTGCAGCGCCCCGCGCGGCGCAACGCCCTCGACGCACCGCTGGTCGACGCGCTCACCGCCGCGCTCACCGACGCCGAGCACGACCCGGCCACCCGCGCCGTGCTGGTCACCGGGGCCGGGCCGAGCTTCTGCGCGGGCGCGGACCTGCAGCACCTGCTCGCCCTGGCCGACGCGGGCGCGTCGCCCGTGCCCTTCCTGCGCACCGTCTCCGACCTCACCCGCCGCATCGAGCGCAGCCCGCTGCCCGTCGTCGCGGCGCTGCACGGGCACGCCGTCGCCGGGGGCCTGGAGATCGCGCTGGCCTGCGACGCCGTCGTCGCCGAGACCGGCACGCTGATCGGGGACGGCCACATCCGCAACCACCTCGTGCCCGGCGCCGGCTCCGCGGTCCGGATGCGCCGCAAGCTCGGCGACTCCCTCGGGCGCTGGCTCGGACTGTCCGGCGAGCTGCTGCCCGCCGAGCGGTTCCTGCCGACCGGGTGGCTGCACGCCGTCGTCGACACCGGGCGCGGCGCCGAGGAGGGGCTGCGCGTGGCCGAGGCCCTCGCGGCCGCGGCCGGCCCTGCGCAGGCCGCGTTCAAGGCGGTGCTCGCCGAGCTCGACGACGAGCCGTCGGTCGAGGCGGGCCTGCGGGTCGAGCTCGAGGAGTTCGCGCGGCACTGGGCCACCCACGACGTCCCCGCGGAGCTCCGCCGCTTCCTCACCCGCCGCGCCGCGGGCTGA
- a CDS encoding AMP-binding protein, whose amino-acid sequence MAPEQSTVHERIDAIVEVFSAPDADPAWLLCDRHPGDAVAFTVVEPDGSAVDLTFAALRDRSERVAGLLGGLGVGRGDRVATLMGKSADLVAVLLGTWRVGAVYVPLFTAFAGDAVASRLAGAQAAVVVADADQAAKVPDGPWTLLVAGSDLTDRLAAAVPFTGSTAIGGDGAFVHMFTSGTTGAPKGVVHPLRYVAGWQSYLEFALGVRDDSVYWCGADPGWAYGLYSAVVAPMVLGLRSVLQRGGFDAAATWRALVDLGVTDYAAAPTVFRSLRTADAPVPAGLRLQRLSSAGEPLTAEVNEWAQAALGLQVHDHYGQTEVGMTVGFPHHPDLAVPVVPQTMGVALPGWSVTVLEEATSSPAGTGEPGLLAVEVAASPFMSFTGYAGAATDRFTADGRFYLSGDLATRNADGTLRFSSRDDDVIIMAGYRIGPFDVESVLAQHPAVAECAVVAAPDPVRGEVIEAFVVLRGDAVPSDGLVTELQTHVRTRYAAHAYPRRIHVVAALPKTASGKIQRAQLRRQLREAAAVTT is encoded by the coding sequence ATGGCTCCGGAGCAGAGCACGGTCCACGAGCGGATCGACGCGATCGTCGAGGTGTTCTCGGCGCCCGACGCCGACCCGGCGTGGTTGCTGTGCGACCGGCACCCGGGCGACGCGGTCGCGTTCACCGTCGTCGAGCCGGACGGGTCGGCCGTCGACCTGACCTTCGCCGCGCTGCGCGACCGCTCGGAGCGCGTCGCCGGGCTCCTCGGTGGGCTCGGTGTCGGCCGGGGCGACCGCGTGGCGACCCTGATGGGCAAGAGCGCGGACCTGGTGGCGGTGCTGCTGGGCACCTGGCGCGTCGGCGCGGTGTACGTCCCGCTGTTCACCGCGTTCGCCGGCGACGCCGTGGCCTCCCGGCTCGCGGGGGCGCAGGCGGCGGTCGTGGTCGCGGACGCCGACCAGGCCGCGAAGGTCCCGGACGGCCCGTGGACGCTGCTGGTCGCGGGGTCCGACCTCACCGATCGCCTCGCCGCCGCCGTGCCGTTCACCGGGAGCACCGCCATCGGTGGCGACGGTGCGTTCGTGCACATGTTCACCTCCGGCACGACCGGCGCGCCGAAGGGGGTGGTGCACCCGCTGCGCTACGTCGCGGGCTGGCAGTCCTACCTGGAGTTCGCCCTCGGCGTGCGCGACGACTCGGTCTACTGGTGCGGCGCCGACCCCGGCTGGGCCTACGGGCTGTACTCCGCGGTCGTCGCGCCGATGGTCCTGGGGCTGCGCAGCGTCCTGCAGAGGGGCGGGTTCGACGCCGCCGCGACCTGGCGCGCCCTGGTCGATCTCGGGGTCACCGACTACGCCGCCGCCCCGACGGTGTTCCGGTCGCTGCGCACCGCCGACGCCCCGGTGCCCGCGGGTCTGCGCCTGCAGCGACTGTCGAGCGCGGGGGAGCCGCTGACCGCCGAGGTCAACGAGTGGGCGCAGGCCGCGCTCGGGCTGCAGGTCCACGACCACTACGGCCAGACCGAGGTCGGGATGACCGTCGGGTTCCCGCACCACCCCGACCTGGCGGTCCCGGTCGTCCCGCAGACGATGGGCGTGGCGCTGCCGGGCTGGTCGGTCACGGTGCTGGAGGAGGCCACGAGCAGCCCCGCCGGCACCGGGGAGCCCGGGCTGCTCGCCGTGGAGGTGGCCGCCAGCCCGTTCATGAGCTTCACCGGCTACGCGGGCGCGGCCACCGACCGCTTCACCGCCGACGGGCGCTTCTACCTCTCCGGCGACCTGGCCACCCGCAACGCCGACGGCACCCTGCGGTTCTCCTCCCGCGACGACGACGTGATCATCATGGCCGGCTACCGGATCGGCCCGTTCGACGTCGAGTCCGTCCTCGCCCAGCACCCGGCCGTCGCCGAGTGCGCGGTGGTCGCCGCGCCCGACCCGGTCCGCGGCGAGGTGATCGAGGCCTTCGTCGTGCTCCGCGGCGACGCCGTCCCCTCCGACGGGCTGGTCACCGAGCTGCAGACCCACGTGCGCACGCGCTACGCCGCGCACGCCTACCCGCGCCGGATCCACGTCGTGGCGGCCCTGCCCAAGACCGCCAGCGGCAAGATCCAGCGCGCGCAGCTGCGCCGGCAGCTGCGCGAGGCCGCCGCGGTGACGACGTGA
- a CDS encoding TetR/AcrR family transcriptional regulator, protein MTAISGALGGTPRRSPRRRTVDTARIAQLLAQAGDIVLAEGFTTITMDQLAQRLGCSKATLYSAAGTKEQLVQTITRRFFQTATEQIERAVAEEPDPRRRIRTYLTGVGTAMRVQSPAFYDDMVNYEPTARIYRKNSDAAARRVREMIDDGVRAGALRDVNGTFAGQVVALAIDAVQSGALLRSTGLTAGDAFSELGDLVLDGLNRPAGP, encoded by the coding sequence ATGACGGCGATCTCCGGCGCCCTCGGGGGGACGCCCCGGCGGAGCCCCCGACGACGCACCGTCGACACCGCACGCATCGCCCAGCTCCTCGCCCAGGCCGGCGACATCGTGCTGGCCGAGGGCTTCACCACGATCACGATGGACCAGCTCGCGCAGCGGCTGGGCTGCTCGAAGGCGACCCTCTACAGCGCGGCGGGCACCAAGGAGCAACTGGTGCAGACCATCACCCGCCGGTTTTTCCAGACCGCGACCGAGCAGATCGAGCGCGCCGTCGCCGAGGAGCCCGACCCCCGCCGGCGCATCCGCACCTACCTCACCGGCGTCGGCACCGCGATGCGCGTGCAGTCCCCCGCCTTCTACGACGACATGGTCAACTACGAACCCACCGCCCGGATCTACCGCAAGAACTCCGACGCCGCCGCCCGCCGCGTCCGGGAGATGATCGACGACGGCGTCCGCGCCGGCGCCCTGCGCGACGTCAACGGCACCTTCGCCGGACAGGTCGTCGCCCTCGCCATCGACGCGGTCCAGTCCGGCGCCCTCCTGCGCAGCACCGGCCTCACCGCGGGCGACGCCTTCTCCGAGCTCGGCGACCTCGTCCTCGACGGGCTCAACCGGCCCGCCGGCCCGTAG
- a CDS encoding chorismate-binding protein, whose protein sequence is MSGGAWARFDDMTTGTAQVFGAVRECLVAHEPDEVVGVLAEVERRTAAGAWAFGFVAYEAASGLDPALRTRPPAPGLPLVWFGIADEPVTAPAVGLPTGQARWGWEPRWDAARYEAAVDAVRERIAAGEVYQCNLTARVTAPVVEEPQELYARLAHAQRGAHHALLDLGGTVVASASPELFFELRGDRILMRPMKGTAPRGRTVAEDAVAVAALRASSKERAENVMIVDLVRNDLARVAVTGSVAVTALCRAERFGTVHQLTSDVQARLRPGQGLVEVFRALFPSGSVTGAPKISAMDVVAGLEDEPRGVYCGAVGVVGPSTAPVRARFSVAIRTVVVDRARGVATYGTGGGVTWGSDPAAEHAESVTKTAVLHSRPEEFHLVETLRFDAVRGPVHLDRHLARMAASASYFGFRFRLDAVRAALEEALRRRPPSGGDARIRLTAHRDGEVGVEIGAVPPTAPGPVRLALDREPVDSGECWPHHKTSRRHVYEVRRARHDADDVLLVNERGEVTESCIANLAVCLDGRWWTPPLGSGCLPGVGRAVLVESGRLAERTVVPEDLLRAEGLALVSSLRGWREAVL, encoded by the coding sequence GTGAGCGGCGGTGCGTGGGCCCGCTTCGACGACATGACCACCGGGACCGCGCAGGTGTTCGGCGCCGTCCGTGAGTGCCTGGTCGCGCACGAGCCCGACGAGGTCGTCGGGGTGCTGGCCGAGGTCGAGCGGCGGACGGCGGCGGGGGCGTGGGCGTTCGGGTTCGTGGCCTACGAGGCCGCCTCGGGGCTGGACCCGGCGCTGCGGACGCGTCCGCCCGCGCCGGGCCTGCCGCTGGTGTGGTTCGGGATCGCCGACGAGCCGGTGACCGCCCCGGCGGTCGGTCTGCCGACCGGGCAGGCCCGATGGGGCTGGGAGCCGCGCTGGGACGCCGCGCGGTACGAGGCGGCCGTGGACGCCGTGCGGGAGCGGATCGCCGCGGGTGAGGTGTACCAGTGCAACCTCACCGCGCGGGTCACCGCGCCGGTCGTCGAGGAGCCGCAGGAGCTGTACGCGCGCCTCGCCCACGCCCAGCGCGGGGCGCACCACGCCCTGCTCGACCTCGGCGGCACGGTGGTCGCCAGCGCGAGCCCGGAGCTGTTCTTCGAGCTGCGCGGCGACCGGATCCTGATGCGCCCGATGAAGGGGACCGCGCCGCGGGGCCGGACGGTGGCCGAGGACGCGGTGGCGGTGGCGGCGCTGCGGGCGAGCAGCAAGGAGCGGGCGGAGAACGTGATGATCGTCGACCTGGTCCGCAACGACCTGGCACGCGTCGCGGTCACCGGCAGTGTCGCGGTGACCGCGCTGTGCCGGGCGGAGCGGTTCGGGACGGTGCACCAGCTGACCTCGGACGTGCAGGCGCGGCTGCGGCCGGGTCAGGGTCTGGTCGAGGTGTTCCGGGCGCTGTTCCCCAGTGGGTCGGTGACCGGGGCGCCCAAGATCAGCGCGATGGACGTGGTCGCGGGTCTGGAGGACGAGCCGCGGGGGGTGTACTGCGGCGCGGTCGGCGTCGTCGGGCCGTCGACGGCGCCGGTGCGGGCCCGGTTCTCGGTCGCGATCCGCACCGTCGTCGTCGACCGAGCCCGCGGGGTGGCGACCTACGGCACCGGCGGCGGGGTGACGTGGGGCTCGGACCCGGCGGCCGAGCACGCCGAGTCCGTCACCAAGACCGCGGTCCTGCACTCGCGGCCCGAGGAGTTCCACCTGGTGGAGACGCTGCGGTTCGACGCGGTGCGCGGGCCGGTGCACCTGGACCGGCACCTGGCTCGGATGGCCGCTTCGGCGTCCTACTTCGGGTTCCGCTTCCGTCTCGACGCCGTGCGCGCGGCGCTGGAGGAGGCGCTGCGCCGCCGCCCGCCGTCGGGCGGGGACGCCCGGATCCGGCTCACCGCCCACCGCGACGGGGAGGTCGGCGTCGAGATCGGCGCGGTCCCGCCGACGGCGCCGGGGCCGGTGCGTCTGGCGCTGGACCGGGAGCCGGTGGACTCGGGGGAGTGCTGGCCGCACCACAAGACCAGCCGCCGCCACGTCTACGAGGTGCGTCGCGCCCGGCACGACGCCGACGACGTGCTGCTGGTCAACGAGCGGGGCGAGGTCACCGAGTCGTGCATCGCGAACCTGGCGGTGTGCCTGGACGGCCGCTGGTGGACCCCGCCGCTGGGCAGCGGCTGCCTGCCCGGCGTCGGTCGGGCGGTGCTGGTGGAGTCCGGGCGCCTCGCCGAGCGGACGGTGGTGCCGGAGGACCTGCTGCGCGCCGAGGGCCTGGCGCTGGTCAGCTCGCTGCGCGGGTGGCGCGAGGCGGTGCTGTAA
- a CDS encoding FAD-dependent oxidoreductase: MSDGYDLVVVGLGGAGAATAIAAHDAGARVVVLEKQPEHAHTPSTRMSGGLVMLADDGPAAARYLDACSGGMIPPSVNAAWSERAVDLAAWLADTAGVTLSPIGTAEHPGLPGASTISVGQPGAAVRRLDPGAGSGDTLFAALLAAVHRRGVEIRWSSPATRLLVEDGRVRGVRTAAGDVTGRHGVVLCSGGYEFDERAKQDHLRAYPVHFYGNPGNTGDGLRMAQAVGADLWHMNQMVGRAIGHFPLDDGWLNVIIDIDPPGYLITDRQGRRYADETMQAKLLHGYYYEMLHYDYESGSYPRIPSYWVFDERRRATGPLTLTHIGACRVGLYDWSPDNAAEIERGWIGTGATPGEAGAAVGMPDPASLDRAVADYNTACAAGTDPLGRGPETLVPLTPPYYCVPLYPGGSNTSGGPRRDAAARVLDPYGEPVPGLFAAGELGQPIGMLYPADGANLSEAFCFGRIAAATALGSP, encoded by the coding sequence GTGTCGGACGGGTACGACCTCGTGGTCGTCGGGCTCGGTGGGGCCGGCGCGGCGACCGCGATCGCGGCGCACGACGCCGGGGCGCGGGTCGTGGTCCTGGAGAAGCAGCCGGAGCACGCCCACACGCCGAGCACCCGCATGTCGGGCGGCCTGGTCATGCTGGCCGACGACGGGCCCGCGGCTGCGCGCTACCTCGACGCGTGCTCCGGGGGCATGATCCCGCCGTCGGTCAACGCCGCGTGGTCCGAGCGCGCCGTCGACCTGGCCGCGTGGCTGGCCGACACCGCGGGCGTCACGCTCTCGCCCATCGGCACGGCCGAGCACCCCGGGCTGCCGGGCGCGTCGACGATCTCGGTGGGGCAGCCGGGAGCGGCGGTGCGCCGCCTCGACCCCGGGGCGGGCAGCGGCGACACGCTGTTCGCCGCGCTCCTCGCGGCCGTGCACCGCCGCGGGGTGGAGATCCGCTGGTCGTCCCCGGCCACCCGGCTCCTGGTGGAGGACGGCCGGGTGCGCGGGGTGCGCACCGCGGCGGGCGACGTCACCGGGCGGCACGGCGTCGTCCTGTGCTCGGGGGGCTACGAGTTCGACGAGCGGGCCAAGCAGGACCACCTGCGCGCCTACCCGGTGCACTTCTACGGCAACCCGGGCAACACCGGCGACGGGCTGCGGATGGCCCAGGCCGTGGGCGCCGACCTCTGGCACATGAACCAGATGGTGGGCCGCGCGATCGGGCACTTCCCGCTCGACGACGGCTGGCTCAACGTCATCATCGACATCGACCCGCCCGGCTACCTGATCACCGACCGGCAGGGCCGGCGCTACGCCGACGAGACGATGCAGGCGAAGCTGCTCCACGGCTACTACTACGAGATGCTGCACTACGACTACGAGAGCGGCAGCTACCCCCGCATCCCCAGCTACTGGGTCTTCGACGAGCGGCGCCGGGCGACGGGCCCGCTGACCCTGACCCACATCGGGGCGTGCCGGGTCGGGCTCTACGACTGGAGCCCCGACAACGCGGCCGAGATCGAGCGCGGCTGGATCGGCACCGGCGCCACCCCGGGCGAGGCGGGTGCCGCGGTCGGCATGCCGGACCCGGCGTCCCTGGACCGCGCGGTCGCCGACTACAACACGGCGTGCGCCGCGGGCACCGACCCGCTCGGTCGCGGCCCGGAGACGCTCGTGCCGCTCACGCCGCCGTACTACTGCGTCCCGCTCTACCCCGGGGGGTCGAACACGTCCGGTGGTCCGCGCCGCGACGCCGCCGCGCGCGTCCTGGACCCCTACGGGGAGCCGGTCCCGGGCCTGTTCGCGGCGGGCGAGCTGGGCCAGCCGATCGGCATGCTCTACCCGGCCGACGGCGCCAACCTGTCGGAGGCGTTCTGCTTCGGACGGATCGCGGCGGCGACCGCGCTCGGGAGCCCCTGA
- a CDS encoding nuclear transport factor 2 family protein, producing MPDGPTAPAERAVERFLAAVHDRDADAAGACFAPGARYRNVPHEPVVGPEGVAALLRPVLARSEAVHWEVVTAAYAPGRAWLERVDRFRVDGVEHAVACNAVVEIDPGTGLITEFRDYLDLGEWRTRTAGVFA from the coding sequence ATGCCCGACGGACCCACCGCACCCGCCGAGCGGGCGGTCGAGCGCTTCCTGGCCGCCGTGCACGACCGCGACGCCGACGCCGCCGGGGCGTGCTTCGCCCCCGGCGCCCGGTACCGCAACGTGCCGCACGAGCCGGTGGTCGGACCGGAGGGCGTCGCCGCCCTGCTGCGCCCGGTCCTGGCGCGGTCCGAGGCCGTGCACTGGGAGGTCGTCACCGCCGCCTACGCCCCGGGACGGGCCTGGCTCGAGCGCGTCGACCGGTTCCGCGTCGACGGCGTCGAGCACGCCGTCGCCTGCAACGCGGTCGTCGAGATCGACCCGGGCACCGGGCTGATCACCGAGTTCCGCGACTACCTCGACCTCGGCGAGTGGCGCACCCGGACCGCGGGGGTGTTCGCGTGA
- a CDS encoding LLM class flavin-dependent oxidoreductase, which translates to MTAPANLTTLRVRRFGVGLYTGQKDGGADYADAAPLAVAAEEAGFDSFWVTEHHGLPDGYLPSPLVLAAALSSVTSRIALGTGVLLAPLHHPVRLAEDAAVVDRLSSGRLLLGLGIGYAEHEYRNFGVDPATRGARLDALVTALRDAWTGEPFDSPALGLSGVRVTPTPTGHLPVWIGGYAPNAVRRAGLLADGHLVGKGERHIVTAASEQLAQVRDPADPGFTRAVNVACVLDTGDGAGDAARRAFARQQRVYERMQAGREVYAGLVPDPAGTDPAGTDPAGTGDGLAAGGIDRYIQASGDPDQVTATLLGLLDDLAGWANVHLVLRFLFPDPDLDAQLRRVRTFGEQVLPALRAHDTREALA; encoded by the coding sequence GTGACCGCCCCGGCGAACCTGACCACCCTGCGCGTCCGCCGCTTCGGCGTCGGGCTCTACACCGGTCAGAAGGACGGCGGCGCCGACTACGCCGACGCCGCCCCGCTCGCCGTCGCCGCCGAGGAGGCCGGGTTCGACTCCTTCTGGGTCACCGAGCACCACGGCCTGCCCGACGGCTACCTCCCCTCCCCGCTCGTCCTGGCCGCCGCCCTGTCCTCGGTCACCTCCCGGATCGCGCTCGGCACCGGGGTGCTGCTCGCCCCCCTGCACCACCCCGTGCGCCTCGCCGAGGACGCCGCCGTCGTCGACCGCCTCAGCTCCGGACGGCTGCTGCTCGGCCTGGGCATCGGCTACGCCGAGCACGAGTACCGCAACTTCGGCGTCGACCCCGCCACCCGCGGCGCCCGCCTCGACGCGCTCGTCACGGCCCTGCGCGACGCCTGGACCGGCGAGCCGTTCGACTCCCCCGCCCTCGGCCTCTCCGGCGTCCGGGTCACCCCCACCCCCACCGGGCACCTCCCCGTCTGGATCGGCGGCTACGCCCCGAACGCGGTCCGCCGCGCCGGCCTGCTCGCCGACGGCCACCTCGTCGGCAAGGGCGAACGCCACATCGTCACCGCCGCCTCCGAGCAGCTCGCGCAGGTGCGCGACCCGGCCGACCCCGGCTTCACCCGCGCCGTCAACGTCGCCTGCGTCCTCGACACCGGCGACGGCGCCGGGGACGCCGCGCGCCGGGCGTTCGCCCGGCAGCAGCGCGTCTACGAGCGCATGCAGGCCGGGCGCGAGGTCTACGCCGGGCTCGTCCCCGACCCCGCCGGCACCGACCCCGCCGGCACCGATCCCGCGGGCACGGGGGACGGCCTGGCCGCCGGCGGCATCGACCGCTACATCCAGGCCTCGGGCGACCCCGACCAGGTCACCGCCACGCTGCTCGGGCTGCTCGACGACCTCGCCGGCTGGGCGAACGTCCACCTCGTCCTGCGGTTCCTGTTCCCCGACCCCGACCTCGACGCCCAGCTGCGGCGCGTGCGGACGTTCGGCGAGCAGGTCCTGCCGGCGCTGCGCGCGCACGACACCCGGGAGGCCCTCGCATGA
- a CDS encoding nuclear transport factor 2 family protein, translated as MTHPLPVEDRLATADLMSDYCELVDAYDIDAVALLFTPDCVTDYGPGRGGRVTGRNAVRDRIAAGQAQFRRTHHQLGQSRLRPHAGDPDRIDAVTYVTATHEEWDGRQWRAHLRYVDVVVRTADGWLLAERRVHAAVIEGRPEIEWVWVERRTP; from the coding sequence ATGACCCACCCGCTCCCCGTCGAGGACCGGCTCGCGACCGCCGACCTGATGTCGGACTACTGCGAGCTCGTCGACGCCTACGACATCGACGCCGTCGCGCTGCTGTTCACCCCGGACTGCGTCACCGACTACGGCCCGGGCCGGGGCGGGCGCGTGACCGGCCGCAACGCCGTGCGCGACCGCATCGCCGCCGGCCAGGCGCAGTTCCGCCGCACCCACCACCAGCTCGGGCAGAGCCGGCTGCGCCCGCACGCCGGCGACCCCGACCGCATCGACGCCGTCACCTACGTCACCGCCACGCACGAGGAGTGGGACGGGCGGCAGTGGCGGGCGCACCTGCGCTACGTCGACGTCGTGGTCCGCACCGCCGACGGGTGGCTGCTCGCCGAGCGCCGGGTGCACGCCGCCGTGATCGAGGGACGGCCCGAGATCGAGTGGGTGTGGGTGGAGCGCCGCACCCCCTGA
- a CDS encoding amidohydrolase family protein produces MIIDGHTHVYPDRVARKAIAGSPADLKRFGDGTVGSLTEVMAASGVDRSVCLGVANTPDRVDNANRFAGSLDPSRFVGFGSVHPGLSPEENVASLRAHGLKGAKVHPMFQDLRLDDPRLLATLDAMSGEFAVIIHVGAAGTDPGERCSPAMLADIVRQFPRLDVVACHFGGYKRFEEAVETVVGLPVHLDTSWPPSLATLAPGRVRAAVEKHGPERIVFASDWPMADPAAEIEAIRALGLSDDDTDAVLGGNLARLLGIT; encoded by the coding sequence GTGATCATCGACGGGCACACGCACGTCTACCCGGACCGGGTCGCGCGCAAGGCCATCGCGGGGTCGCCCGCCGACCTGAAGAGGTTCGGCGACGGCACGGTCGGCAGCCTCACCGAGGTGATGGCCGCGTCCGGGGTGGACCGCTCGGTCTGCCTGGGCGTGGCGAACACCCCGGACCGCGTCGACAACGCCAACCGGTTCGCCGGCTCCCTGGACCCGTCGCGGTTCGTGGGCTTCGGGTCGGTGCACCCGGGACTGTCGCCGGAGGAGAACGTGGCGAGCCTGCGCGCCCACGGGCTCAAGGGCGCCAAGGTGCACCCGATGTTCCAGGACCTGCGCCTAGACGACCCGCGGCTGCTCGCCACCCTCGACGCGATGTCCGGGGAGTTCGCGGTGATCATCCACGTCGGCGCGGCGGGCACGGACCCCGGCGAGCGGTGCAGCCCCGCGATGCTGGCCGACATCGTGCGGCAGTTCCCGCGGCTCGACGTCGTCGCGTGCCACTTCGGCGGCTACAAGCGCTTCGAGGAGGCGGTCGAGACCGTCGTCGGGCTGCCGGTGCACCTCGACACGTCGTGGCCGCCCTCGCTGGCCACGCTCGCCCCGGGGCGGGTCCGGGCCGCGGTGGAGAAGCACGGGCCGGAGCGGATCGTGTTCGCCTCCGACTGGCCGATGGCCGACCCCGCCGCCGAGATCGAGGCGATCCGGGCGCTGGGCCTGTCCGACGACGACACCGACGCCGTCCTCGGCGGCAACCTCGCCCGCCTGCTGGGCATCACCTGA
- a CDS encoding SDR family NAD(P)-dependent oxidoreductase, whose translation MDLGLEGRTAIVTGASRGLGRAAAAALAAEGVRVLAVARSTSDLEELRATDPDRIAIATVDMRSAEEVAALADLAVERFGRLDVVVNNAGIAPAGRFVDQPQEQWDEVFDVNVRAPAVLSRAAGRHFLAQRSGKIINIASTSGINGKPVLVSYSASKGAVLQFTKALAAEWGRFGVQVTAIAPGAFETDAQSAVLDDPETLTRRLRKIPAGRMGRTEEFGPLVCYLASPLSDFMTGSVVVFDGGEVNKL comes from the coding sequence ATGGACCTCGGTCTGGAGGGCCGGACGGCCATCGTGACCGGCGCGAGCCGGGGCCTGGGGCGCGCCGCCGCCGCGGCGCTGGCCGCCGAGGGCGTCCGGGTGCTCGCCGTGGCCCGCTCCACGAGCGACCTGGAGGAGCTGCGGGCGACCGACCCGGACCGGATCGCGATCGCGACCGTCGACATGCGCTCCGCCGAGGAGGTGGCCGCGCTGGCCGACCTCGCCGTGGAGCGGTTCGGCCGGCTCGACGTCGTGGTCAACAACGCGGGCATCGCCCCGGCGGGACGGTTCGTCGACCAGCCGCAGGAGCAGTGGGACGAGGTGTTCGACGTCAACGTCCGCGCGCCCGCGGTGCTCTCCCGGGCCGCGGGCAGGCACTTCCTCGCCCAGCGCTCCGGCAAGATCATCAACATCGCGAGCACGTCGGGGATCAACGGCAAACCGGTGCTGGTGTCCTACTCCGCGTCCAAGGGCGCGGTCCTGCAGTTCACGAAGGCGCTCGCGGCGGAGTGGGGGCGGTTCGGGGTCCAGGTCACCGCGATCGCGCCGGGCGCCTTCGAGACCGACGCCCAGTCCGCGGTCCTCGACGACCCCGAGACGCTGACGCGGCGGCTGCGGAAGATCCCGGCGGGCCGGATGGGCCGGACCGAGGAGTTCGGGCCGCTGGTCTGCTACCTGGCGAGCCCGCTGTCGGACTTCATGACCGGCTCGGTGGTCGTCTTCGACGGCGGAGAGGTGAACAAGCTGTGA